TCATTGATATCTTTTACTGACTGACTTGAGCCAAAAATGGGACAACAGCAACTAATTAGTAGTAATTACTTTTCTAATGATTGTGGTTATAGTCTTTTAGAAACAAGATAAACTTCGGAGGTGCTCCGTATTTGGCCTTTATTGTTATGACCCATCATTGCTTTGGAGGACCTAGGAGAGCGCTGATTGCAGGAAGGAAGTACCCTCTTGAGTAAGCGAAATCGACTTGTTGACACTTCGTTGGGGAAAATGGCGACAGGAGTGAGACAAGAGCTGGCTCAGCTTATGAATTCAAGTGGATCCCATAAAGATCTCGCTGGGAAGTACGTATTCGTTACATTTATGAAAAATGTGTTTTCGTTTGTTAGTGTGATTGATTATTTTATGATCAATTATCAACATGTTAAACGTTCGAGCCAAtcaagctaacgttagctagcgttAGCCCAGGCTACACCAACGTTAGCTATCTGAATTGCTacactagccagctagctagctagctactcaaACGTCCAAGAAAAGTATGGCTGAAATGTCGTTTTAAGTTACCATATTAAGTGAACGTGGTTTATTTGCTTAATGGCATGAGTCTGTCGAGGTTTTATGTATCCTAAATTAAGTAAACGTATCATACGATATAGCCTAGGTTAGGTTAACTAGCTAGCTGTCAGAGATAACTGGCCTTCCGGATTGCCTTCCTAGTGCAGGGTTTAGAACTTGgacataaacaaaaacaaagggcTCTATCAAATTGGTTGTTACAAAACATTGTGCTTGAAATACACATGCTCGTGTAGTCTTAAACTTTCCATTTCCGTCACTTTAGATATCGACAGATTTTGGAGAAGGCCATTCAGTTTACAGACGCAGAGCAACTGGAGTCATTAAAAGCATTCGTTGAAGCAAGTAAGTTTCGTCAAAAGCTATTTGATGCGGTAGCGTTTTGCCGCCTCTATCTAGCACGGATCCTCTTGATGCGGGCCTTCTCTTGTGTCTCCTGCAGTGGTCAATGAGAACGTGAGCCTCGTGATCTCCAGACAGCTGCTCACGGACTTCTGCACGCATCTCCCTAACCTCCCCGACAACACGGCCAAGTCGGTGTACCACTTCACCTTAGAGAAGATTCAGCCCAGAGTTATTTCCTTTGAAGAACAAGTGAGTTTTGCAATGTGACATTTTTACTAAGAACATTAAACGACAGTAGGAAGGAATGTATTTAATGCCCCAGTGTATTGTGTTAATTTTGGACATGGTTGTAAAGTAGTATTCAATTTTATATTTATCAGTTTTCTTTGGCGtgattttttatttagttttaatcccatatatattatttaatttCCAGGTGGCCTCAATTAGACAGCACTTAGCAACCATTTATGAAAAGGAGGAAGACTGGAGGAATGCTGCCCAGGTCTTAGTTGGTATTCCTCTAGAAACAGGACAAAAGTAAGTTCCTAGTTACAGTAAAAGAGTACAATTTAAGTTGTCAGGCTGGTGGATCGTTGAAATCTGCAACGGTGTCTGTTGCCATGACGTTTTCTTTGCCACTTGCCAGGCAGTACAATGTTGATTATAAGCTGGATACCTATCTGAAAATCGCCCGTCTTTATCTGGAAGACGATGACCCGGTACAGGCCGAGGCATACATCAAcagagcctctctcctccagaacgAGTCGACCAACGAACAGCTGCAGATACACTACAAGGTACCCGCAAACCTACCTGCGatcgtggggggagggggggggggggggtacctgtTCCTTAGGGGGGATGTAAGACTGCGCTTGTTTCCTCAGGTGTGCTATGCTAGAGTCCTGGACTATCGGAGGAAGTTCATTGAAGCTGCACAGAGGTACAACGAGCTCTCCTACAAGTCCATCGTCCACGAGACTGAGCGTCTAGAGGCTCTGAAGCATGCTCTGCACTGCACCATACTGGCCTCTGCAGGTAccaccagcatactgtaaaccGGATCTGTCCGGTTAGCTTAACGTGTCCCCTTCTGGTCCTAGATGATCTGCTGTGATTACTATACAGGCTACTTGTGTTTTGCTTCGGATGAaactgtctgctaaatgagtaaatgtaaataaagccTTCACCCGGATTTGCAAAACAAACCTGCTCCTCTTATCCTGTCCCCTCCTTCAGTGGCTGACTTTGCCCATTGGCATCTCCCTttccttaattttttttaatcctcTTATCCTGTCCCCTCCTTCAGGCCAGCAACGCTCCcgcatgctagccactctgttcaAGGACGAGCGCTGTCAGCAGCTGGCAGCCTATGGCATCCTGGAGAAGATGTACCTGGACCGCATCATCAGAGGGAACCAGCTGCAGGAGTTTGCTGCCATGCTGATGCCTCACCAGAAGGCCACCACTGCTGATGGTCAGCCGCAACCTCACCCCAcctcactctgctctgctgttaACTTCACTCGACCTCACTCCAGTCTGCTGTTATCTTCACTCTACCTCACTCCAGTCTGCTGTTAACCTCACGCCACCTCacagacgcgtttcggcctAAGCCATCATCAGTGTGTGGCTTATGCCGAAACGCGTCTGTGAATAAACTGGTCAAAATAAGCAATGAGATAAGCTTGAGAGTGCGTTTTTTGTCTACTTTAACTTTAGAGTTAATTTCTGACATTGTTAGGGTGGAGTTCTGTCAAGTGTTGTGATTGGTAGGTCTGTTAAGTGGGTGTGTTGTCCCTCTTTTAGGGTCCAGCATCCTGGACAGAGCGGTTATCGAACACAACCTGTTATCTGCTAGTAAACTCTACAATAACATCACGTTTGAAGAGCTCGGGGCACTTTTGGAGATCCCCCCGGCTAAGGTAAGAAGTACTCTTATCCTGGAGGGAGTTTCATGTATGTCCACCCTAACAGCTCTTTCTAGCTTTATTCTGCCTTTGTTTGTTAAGCCCATAGAAAAATGTTTGTTGATTAGGATATAATGTCCAGATGTCAGCCCGTATTCAACACTTATTGTGaggaaataaacaaaatgaACTAAATTAAATTTTAATGAAGATTTCTCATGTCAAGTAAAATTAGCTGCGTGATAATTTATTtgagtgtttttgttttttttccgctGAAAGCATAGATCGAGGGGGCATTCTACTGCACATATACAGGAGAACGGGTTAAGGTTACAGCATAGTAGCGTTGGCAGGAAAGCTCAAGTGTCAGTCtaaaagcagcagcagcagcagcagaatttTAGTAGGCTTGTATTTTGAACATATATGTTGTTGTGCAGGACGATTGTCCCGATGGGGAGATTCCTGGGTACAGATGCAACCTGGTAGGGAATATAATCACTACTTTACTAATGAATAAGGTGTGAAACCCAAATCCAGAACTCAAAATGGCGGTGAAAGCACTGTGCCCTCTTTGTCTCCGTTGAAGACGTCAATCAGTAACCAAATGTGCACTCCCCTTATAATAGCCTTGTTTAATACTCATTAGCACATCACCAAGATATAACTGTTTAGGTCAGATAAGGAATGGATCATTGTGAGATCATTGTCATTTATAGATTAACTTTGTATCATGGGATTAAGTTTCTTATTTTGTAAGGTGTATGGGAATGTAGTTAACCTACATGTTTGTGTCATTGATGATAACATCGATTAGAAAACACTTTGGGATGACAGTATATTAACAATACAATGTAAATGATTGCTTCAGGAAATATTCATGTTTCTATGGTAAGTGCTAAATCGTGGTAACGAAGTCATACAGACAGGTCACATGCTTTAGGTGCGATGGCCAGTTAAATATAGTCAAATAAACtgatgttttgtatttgatctTTGCCACATAATtagcatgtacagtatattatatTATCTCCTCtcccaaatatatattttattttatttgtatatttttatatatatataagttcAATACACTTTCCCATTTATAATTTTTCACTAGCATATTAATAGCACAGAATTAATTTGTTCTCCATTTAACATCTTCACTGTTCCATTTCAGATAAATTACCTCAGAATAGATTACATTTGGAATTCTTTGGtcattgaagaaaaaaatccatGTATAGGGCCAATGGATGGCAGTAACGTGTTATTCAAGTGGGATTGAATCAGATAATTATAACGGGAGTGAGATGCTATATTATATTTACCCATTGGGCTGTGTGACAAAAAAAAAGCATAGTCAACACAGTCAAACTTTGTACATTGGCTCCACAGTGATAGTAACGTGTTGTAGAAATGTGCAAACTAACATCTAACACTTCATCCTCATATTGACCTTGAATGGGTTTGAATATCTCTGATAGCAACTTGCTGTCCTGTGATGTTTGATACCAGACTGCATGGAGATACCAgtgatctctgtctctgtctttgtgcTTGTCCTCAGGCTGAGAAAATCGCCTCACAGATGATTACAGAAGGACGTATGAATGGCTTCATAGACCAGATTGATGGCATTGTCCACTTTGAGAGTGAGTGACCAATTAGCAAATGACTTGTTTTCGGTTCCAAGGTTCCAGTCAGACAGTAGGAAGAGGCTGTCATAACTCAGCAGCCGTTTTGTTTCACGGTTCCTCTCAAaacttctttctctccatcaaaGTTTCTCCTTTTCACTGTTACCAGAGGCTTTTGGAGATGTGCTTTAGTCGAGGGAATATTCAGGAATCTTCTTATTCTTTGTCTTCCTGACTTTTTGTCCTCGTTTGCAGCACGAGAGCCCCTCCCCACCTGGGACAAGCAGATCCAGTCTCTCTGCTTTCAAGTCAACAACCTCCTAGAGAAGATTACGACGGCTGCTCCAGAGTGGACAGCACAGGCTATGGAAGCCCAGATGACCCAATAAACATCCCTGGAAGATCCTTCTAATTCCTGTTTGTCATCAGTCCTAATCTGCCCTTCGTTTTCATCCTCACCTATGTGAATGTTATCGAGTAACACCCCCGCCCCCAGATTACTAATATACCCATGACACCCTCCCACttgcctccaccctcaccctccaccttgTTCAGGCTCAATGTGTAGGTTACTGAAGCCTCAACGAGCCGTGGTCTCCAGGAAAACCCTCCACTACTCTCCTAGGATGTTCTGGGTCCGGTGCGCTGGTGATATGTGTGCATTCTTTTACTCCATTCACACAAGGACATGAAACGTGGATCATCTGTCACTCCACTCATCTCTGACCTTGGACCTTTTTGACCTTTGACCGGGATCGACATGAACATGACAGTGCGGGAGACTGGCCCATCTGTAGGTGGGGGTCTGGTCACACTAGTCTGCTAGCTTGTTACTCTTGACTCTTGAGAGGCgatactgtatgtttatgtttGGAAGGCTTGAACGATTGAACCCATGCACATTCATCAAGATGTTACTATCTTGTGTATTCCTTGATTTGATGTAAACTGAATAAAGACTTTGGTGTTCCAGAACAATTTACTTGACATGTAGGCAACATGTACCCTTGTGTTTGTTGCCTCATGTATAACTATCTCTTTACGTTGCATTTTCAAGTGTTTTCTCAGACCCTAAGATCAGCTTatcaaagaaataaaaaaattataagttGAGTGAATGTGTTTTGGTCTTAATTACTCTGAAATTACcttccttttttgggggggggggcgaaattTGTAATTGTATAGGTGGATTCACAGTGCAACACTATTAACCCAGAATGAAATGACCAACGCAATATTATGTATCGATATCCAAGACCTTCAACAAGGTTCATTTTTAATGATGAATATCTTCCTCCTGGTTTCTCTAGAATGGCAACgtagaaaaaaataatatataaatactTTTTCAATTTGCAGTAAATGAATATAAAGTTACACATTGATTGACATGTAGGTTGTGCAAAGGGCTAGAATGAAGCTAACCGTATCGCTTCACAGAGCACGCACTCATTAGCGTACGTCACTCCGTTAGAACCACACACAGGCGCAAAGTTGAAAGGACATCCAGGCACCTGGTAATTGGAGCATGAAGCCTAAAAATATAGACAAGACGAAGGGATTACACTCAAATATGCCCCATGTTCTGTAAACTGTCATGCGTTATCTTAGCTAGATATACCTTTTTGTTGTTCATCCCCTGCACATCTGTTTAAAAAACAATGTTGGTCACTTCATATAAAATAGATCAAGTAATCCATACATGGTGaatttattgtatttttctgTTGTATTAAAGAACATACTTACAAGCAAGTGAGGATAGCGAGAGTACGAGTAGTACAGATGTCATCAGCATTTTGACTGTCTGCTTTATTTCCCTTCCCAGGATAGCCTTCAGATTAAACAATATATTGCTTCACTGTATCTGACCAAAGTTCTCCCCTCACTCTATTGAACAACAGGTGCCCATTAGTTtcctctggttgtgtgtgtgtgtgtgtttgtttaggacTGGAttactgatccttgatcttctactGTATTTCCTTTCCCTGTAAAAGATGTCTGTTGAGTGAATACAAATGTAACATGGAATAATTTCACCAAGACCAATAAACACGGTCTatcccttctccttcttcatatgttcttgaatggaacaaaaaaaacataataaaatCAGTATTCATAATCTGAATTCAGATTTGTATCGACAATATTCTTTATGAACTTCTTAATATTGACTTGTGcttaacatttacatgtatgcacAGGTATGGCATGGGAAACAACAGCACACCTGTTTGGGTGGGTCAACATTTCTCTGGTTTTATTGTAATGTCATTGTCCTTAATAATTGATCTGCAGAAATCAGTGCTACCCACATTCGGATCTGGAAAGGATGTATTGAGTCATTTAGAGCAGAGATGTTAACATACAAAGTCCTGGTACAGCTGGTATGTAACATTCTAATTTTTCACGGCGCTACATGAGTAAACATATAGACAGAGGACATCAGGTTACAGTCATCAGGTTCCTCCATTTCACGTTTCAACAccgacccctcacacacacagtaaatccTATCTATTGATCTTTAAGGGGTGTGGGTATCGTCTGTTAGGGTGTGGATGTTTGGATTTCAGTGAGTGTAGGGTCGTTTGTGTGTGGAAGACATTCTTTAGATAATGTCATCTGTGTGCTCGTAAAAGGCAGTTCTAATTGATCATCCATTGCTGCCAAGGTGCACACAGACCAACGTTTAGAAGATCCCTTGTTCCTTGCgcctgtctatgtctctcttcagCTGGCAGGTGGCACACACCAAACAACACATGCCGGCCATGTAATCACTACACAGAGACCCCTGCAACACCAGAACAGTCAATTAGTCCCAGACAGAGTTGAAGAGTATCCTATTATCATACAGAAGGATTTTACCAACATAAATCATGATGAAGCTATCGTCCACGCCTGCCAGCCTGCTGTAGCGCACTTACTTCAATGTTGTATCTGGTCCTGTATACGCTGCGTATGGCCGTGCTTATGCCACACAAGCAGCACTCGTCCATGTCACTGGCTATGGAACAGCCCAGACACGGGAAACAGAAAAATCCATAacacactgagggagagagacagagagacagagggagagagagagagagagacagagagacagagggagagaaagagacagagggagagagggagagagagagagagagagagggacagagggacagataaagagacagagggagagagagagagaattataaTTATTGACATCATTGTTAAACAATATTAAGAAATTAGAACAATAATTTCTGTTGATGCCCAGGTCCGTTCTCTTTGTTGTTCCTGTTACTTGATACAAATGTCATCTGAGTAGGTTTATAGGTAGGTTTATTGCCCAATCCAGGTATTTCCACAACATAAGCCACCCAACCCCTTAGAAGTGCatgtgtgacagagacagagagggagagagagaaacagagagagagagagagagagggatagagagagaaacagagagagagagagagagagagagagagagagagggatagagagataatATGAAGGCTATAAACCATTTTTTGTACGACGTGGTTATATTGATTCATAGGTGAACAGAAATACTATGTTGAAATCTTTGAAGACATATCCTTACTTGTGCCACAGTCACTGCAGCAGTCCAGAAGTCCAGTTTGGAACTCAGAGCGTGCATAGCCCTGTGGTTGCTGTGTAACAGCCATGACTTCTGTATGGACCACCACATGCCATTCATTATTTAAATACAACAAAAATAGACAATATTTCCTAGTCCTAAAATCATTCCTAATTTTACAAGAAATCCTTCTAAATCCTTGTAACACCCTAAGATTTCCGACACAGTGAAGGGCACACTATATAATGAGAAGTAAAATTAAAAAGAAATCCTATAAAAGTCCTCTTAAAAAGTGTTACAAAGTTCTAACTGCAGTAATACTGTAATATGTTCTTCTCCGTGGTCAAACTGTGTAAACATTCAAGGAAACATTGGTTGCTTTTAAAATGGCATTTCCATAAATTATACTTGAAAAGAAAATCTTACCAGTTAGTTCAGCAGGTTGAAAAGAACGATGTGAATAGGATGATGGTAGCAAAGTGTAGTTTGAGGTGGGATGCCAGTTAACTCCTTATATACTGTAGTATTTATTCTTGTGACAGGAAACCGCACCAGGTGATTGATGTGACCATATACTTAACAACTTCAAGTTTAGCAATGTTTATTGCCTATCgacaagaaagagagatcaaCAACATACACAGGAACATTAGTGTGTAtatcaaaatgt
This is a stretch of genomic DNA from Osmerus mordax isolate fOsmMor3 chromosome 20, fOsmMor3.pri, whole genome shotgun sequence. It encodes these proteins:
- the cops4 gene encoding COP9 signalosome complex subunit 4 isoform X1 translates to MATGVRQELAQLMNSSGSHKDLAGKYRQILEKAIQFTDAEQLESLKAFVEAMVNENVSLVISRQLLTDFCTHLPNLPDNTAKSVYHFTLEKIQPRVISFEEQVASIRQHLATIYEKEEDWRNAAQVLVGIPLETGQKQYNVDYKLDTYLKIARLYLEDDDPVQAEAYINRASLLQNESTNEQLQIHYKVCYARVLDYRRKFIEAAQRYNELSYKSIVHETERLEALKHALHCTILASAGQQRSRMLATLFKDERCQQLAAYGILEKMYLDRIIRGNQLQEFAAMLMPHQKATTADGSSILDRAVIEHNLLSASKLYNNITFEELGALLEIPPAKDDCPDGEIPGYRCNLAEKIASQMITEGRMNGFIDQIDGIVHFETREPLPTWDKQIQSLCFQVNNLLEKITTAAPEWTAQAMEAQMTQ
- the cops4 gene encoding COP9 signalosome complex subunit 4 isoform X2, giving the protein MATGVRQELAQLMNSSGSHKDLAGKYRQILEKAIQFTDAEQLESLKAFVEAMVNENVSLVISRQLLTDFCTHLPNLPDNTAKSVYHFTLEKIQPRVISFEEQVASIRQHLATIYEKEEDWRNAAQVLVGIPLETGQKQYNVDYKLDTYLKIARLYLEDDDPVQAEAYINRASLLQNESTNEQLQIHYKVCYARVLDYRRKFIEAAQRYNELSYKSIVHETERLEALKHALHCTILASAGQQRSRMLATLFKDERCQQLAAYGILEKMYLDRIIRGNQLQEFAAMLMPHQKATTADGSSILDRAVIEHNLLSASKLYNNITFEELGALLEIPPAKAEKIASQMITEGRMNGFIDQIDGIVHFETREPLPTWDKQIQSLCFQVNNLLEKITTAAPEWTAQAMEAQMTQ
- the LOC136964332 gene encoding placenta-specific gene 8 protein-like, producing the protein MAVTQQPQGYARSEFQTGLLDCCSDCGTMCYGFFCFPCLGCSIASDMDECCLCGISTAIRSVYRTRYNIEGSLCSDYMAGMCCLVCATCQLKRDIDRRKEQGIF